The Hypomesus transpacificus isolate Combined female unplaced genomic scaffold, fHypTra1 scaffold_203, whole genome shotgun sequence genome includes a region encoding these proteins:
- the LOC124462194 gene encoding LOW QUALITY PROTEIN: protein FAM110A-like (The sequence of the model RefSeq protein was modified relative to this genomic sequence to represent the inferred CDS: inserted 1 base in 1 codon; deleted 2 bases in 2 codons) yields the protein MPVETLRPHDSRLPGGPFTPAMSFRLLNKGPDYFRRHVVPGPRLSAVERLEADKAKYVKSQQVALTRQAPVKPPIIRKPLLSPGMMMQCRVSTPPARRFPRRPGDAEQGGGMGEGGGRRGPPLNLEILNNLINNVCEAPLSSPSSPSSPDPSSSSSASPSSPSSGAKSIXSSLSAEQERSGHHPASSCTSSCTSSSPLPPPSQAPPELPARCPPPVPARGLRPGPPAPYSAPNTVTVRRVDVRPQAEVRKPLRPPLLPKPQPQPQHQPQPQHQPQPQPKHQPLIKPRQIAQPQAPPPPPPPSHPPIQAPPPYPPPSPRLPPASPAFTRLSSSSSRGSPKHPSLHRSKSDLSDRYSRATADLERFFNYCGLDPRDLDGGQGGPGGRLARAASDIVSVSKMRSVSTPSSEYGERRREEEGEEGEGEEEGMPRASERVPYGISVIERNARVIKWLYGIRQARDSAPETRDSAPLVRDSAPLVRDSAPLVRDSAPLVRDSAPLARDCTGISNV from the exons ATGCCCGTGGAGACCCTGCGGCCCCATGACTCCCGTCTCCCCGGGGGTCCCTTCACCCCCGCCATGTCCTTCCGCCTCCTCAACAAGGGCCCGGACTACTTCCGGCGGCACGTGGTCCCGGGCCCTCGGCTGAGCGCGGTGGAGCGTCTGGAGGCCGACAAGGCCAAGTACGTCAAGAGCCAGCAGGTGGCGCTCACAAGGCAGGCGCCCGTCAAGCCGCCAATCATCCGcaagcccctcctctcccccgggATGATGATGCAGTGCCGCGTCAGCACGCCGCCCGCCAGGAGGTTTCCGAGGCGACCGGGGGACGCGGAGCAggggggtgggatg ggggagggggggggaaggaggggacccCCTCTGAACCTGGAGATTCTGAATAACTTGATCAATAACGTGTGTGAGGCTccactgtcctccccctcctccccctcctccccagacccctcctcctcttcctccgcctccccctcctccccctcctcgggGGCGAAGAGCA GCAGCAGCCTGTCAGCcgagcaggagaggagtggacaccaccccgcctcctcctgcacctcctcctgcacctcctcctcccccctc cccccccccagccaggcACCTCCAGAGCTTCCTGCCCGCTGCCCGCCCCCTGTCCCAGCCAGGGGCCTCCGCCCCGGGCCCCCTGCCCCCTACAGCGCCCCCAACACGGTCACGGTGCGCAGGGTGGACGTCCGACCCCAAGCTGAGGTGAGGAAACCACTGAGGCCTCCTCTTCTACccaaaccccagccccagcctcaacaccagccccagcctcaacaccagccccagcctcagcccaaaCACCAGCCCCTGATCAAGCCTCGACAGAtagcccagccccaggccccgcctcccccgccgcccccctcccacccccccatccaggccccccctccctacccgccccccagccccaggctgcCCCCGGCCTCCCCGGCCTTCACTCGCCTGTCTTCCAGCAGCTCCAGGGGCTCCCCCAAGCACCCCTCCCTGCACCGCTCCAAGTCAGACCTGAGTGACCGCTACTCTCGCGCCACCGCCGACCTGGAGCGCTTCTTCAACTACTGCGGTCTGGACCCCCGTGACCTGgacgggggccagggggggcccGGGGGCCGCCTCGCCAGGGCCGCCTCCGACATCGTCTCCGTCTCCAAGATGCGCAGCGTGTCCACGCCCAGCTCAGAGTACGGGGAGCGCcggcgggaggaggagggggaggagggggagggggaggaggagggaatgcCCAGGGCCAGCGAGCGCGTGCCGTATGGGATATCGGTGATCGAGAGGAACGCTCGCGTCATCAAGTGGCTGTACGGCATCAGGCAGGCACGGGACTCCGCCCCCGAGACCAGAGACTCCGCCCCCCTGGTTAGGGACTCCGCCCCCCTGGTTAGGGACTCCGCCCCCCTGGTTAGGGACTCCGCCCCCCTGGTTAGGGACTCCGCCCCCCTGGCTAGGGACTGTACAGGTATCTCCAATGTTTAG